From the Streptomyces sp. SN-593 genome, the window GAGGAGCCCGGTGTCGCCCGGGCCGTCCCCAAGCGCCGGGCCGAGCACGCCGCCGGCCGCGCCTGCGCGCGGGAGGCACTCGCCGGGCTCGGCGTGCCGGCGGGCCCGATCCCGCGGGACGACGCCGACCGCGGCGCCCCGGTCTGGCCGGAGGGCGTCGTCGGCAGCATCACGCACTGCGACGGGTACCGGGCCGCGGCCGTGGCCCGCGCCACCGACGTCCTGGCGCTGGGCATCGACGCGGAGCCGGACGGACCGCTGCCCGAGGGCGTGCTGGACGTCATCCACTCCACGTCCGAAGAGCGCGCCGCGCTCGCCGAGTTGACGGGGAAGAAGCCCGAGATCCACTGGGACCGGCTGCTCTTCAGCGCCAAGGAGACGGTCTACAAGGCGTGGTACCCGTACCACCACCGCATGCTCGGCTTCGAGGAGGCCGAACTGCTGCTGGCCGAGGACCCGGTGCTGTCCGGTCCGACCCGCGGCACCTTCACCGCCCGCCTGCTGGTGCCCGGGCCGCTCCTCGCCGACGGGGTGGGCCCCGAGGTCTTCACCGGCCGCTGGATCGCCCACGCCGGCATCGTCGCCACCGTCATCGCGATCGAGGCGCCGCCGCAGGCGGGATGAGCCGGTCCGCGGCCGCGCGGGGGCGTGGCGCGGGCACGCCGGCGTGCCGGGGGCGGCCCGCGCCGGGTGCGGGCCCGGCCGGACCGTGCGCGGCGGCGGGTTCAGGCGGACTGGCGCCGGACGAGGCTGGTCCGGAAGATCACCGAGCGGATCTGCTGGGACGCGTCGTCGATCAGGGCGAGCAGCAGTCGGGCCATCTCCGCGGCCATGTCCTCCACCGGCTGCCGCACGGTGGTCAGCAGCGGGCGGGAGGCGGTCGCGGCGATGCTGTCGTCGAAGCCGACCACCGCGATGTCCTGCGGCACTCGGCGGCCGAGGTCGCTCAGGGCGAGCAGCGCGCCCTGGGCCATCAGGTCGTTGGCCGCGAACACCCCGTCGGTGCCGGGGTGGTCGGACAGCAGCGCGCGCATCGCCGCCTCGCCGCCCTCCTGGGTGAAGTCGCCCTCGACGGCGGGCGGTCGCGGGTGGCCGTGCCGGGCCGCCGCGTCGCGGAAGCCGGCGAGGCGTTCCCGGCCGACGGGCGAGTCGTGCGGCCCGGCGATGGTGGCGATACGGGTGCGTCCGAGCGACACCAGGTGGTCGACGGCGAGCGTGACGCCCGCCTGCTGGGCGATGTCCACGAAGCTGATCGGCATCCGCGTGGTCGGCCGGCCGAAGAGCACCGCGGGCAGCCCGGCCTCGGCCAGCAGGTCCGGCAGCGGGTCGTCGGGCGCTATCGACACCAGCACCACGCCGTCGATGTGCTGCTGGCGCAGGTTCCCCACGAGTTCCCGCCGCACCTCGTCGGAGTCGGCGAGCATCAGCACCGGGTGCATGCCGCGCGGCCGCAGCACCGTGAGCAGTCCGCCGAGGATCCGGCCGAAGAACGCGTCGCTGAACACCCGCGACAGGAAGGGGTCGTCGGCCGGGTGTTCCGGCACCGAGAAGACCAGCGCGACGGAGTCGGTGCGGCGGGTCACCAGCGTGCGGGCCGCGCGGTTCGGCACGTAACCGGTCCTGGCCACCGCCTGCCGGACCACCTTCTGGATCTCCGGGTCGACGTTCCGCGTGCCGTTGACCACCCGCGAGACCGTCGCCCGGGACACCCCGGCGGACCGTGCGACGTCTTCGAGCGTGGGCAGGTGCGGGCGACCCGGACGGCTGGTGGTCATAACTGCCTTTATACCACGATGGGAGAGCGCTCTCCCGACGGTGCCCGGAGGCCCGTCCCACGGTCGGCCCGGGTGCGGCGACGGCCGGGCGGTGCCGCTGCGGCCTGCCCGCTGGTGGGGATTGATCGGCGGAGCCCGCGCGCTTAGGGTCTGCTCGTCAGGTCATACCTCCGATGTATTGGAGCGGTTGCGGCTCATGCCCATGCAGCCCTGGTTCTCCGACGCCAAGCTCGGCATCTTCGTGCACTACGGCATCTACGCGGTCGACGGCGTCCCGGAGTCCTGGGCGTTCTACGACGGCCGGGTCAGCCGCGAGCAGTACATGGGCCAGCTCGCCGGGTTCACCGCCTCCCGGTACGAACCCGACGCCTGGGCGCGGCTGTTCGCCCGGGCCGGCGCGCGGTACGCGGTGCTCACCGCCCGCCACCACGACGGCGTGGCCCTGTGGGACAGCGGGCAGCCGGGCCTGTCGGCGGCCCGCGACACCCCGGCCGGCCGCGACCTGGTCGGCGGGTACGCCGACGCGCTGCGCGCGCACGGCCTGCGGGTCGGGCTCTACTACTCGCACTCGGACTGGTCGCACCCCGACTACGCGACGGTCCGCCACCCGTCCCCGCCGGCCGGCATCCCGGTCAACGACAACCGGTTCAGCGCCCCCGGGCCGGGCGCGGAGGACCCCGCCGCGTGGCGCCGCTACCTGGCCTACCGCGACGCGCAGGTGGTGGAGTTGGCCACCCGCTACCGCCCCGACCTGCTGTGGTTCGACGGCGAGTGGGAGCGGTCGGCCGAGCAGTGGGGCATCGACGCGCTCGCCGAGCAGGTCCTCGCGGTCACCCCGCAGGTGGTGCTCAACGCCCGCATGCTGCACCGCGGCGACTACGCCACGCCCGAACAGGGCGTCCCGATGCGGGCGCCGGACGGCCCCTGGGAGCTGTGCCTGACGGTCAACGACTCCTGGGGCTTCCAACCGCGAGACCACCGCCACAAGTCGGTCGGGCAGCTCGTCCGCCACCTCGCGGAGACGGTCGGCGCCGGCGGGAACCTGCTGCTGGACGTCGGACCGCGGGAGGACGGCACCATCACCCCCGAGCAGACCGCCCGCCTGGAAGGGCTGGGCGCGTGGACGGCCCGGCACGCGGAGGCGGTGTACGGAACCGTCGCGGGTATGCCGCCGGGCCACCACTACGGTCCCAGCACGCTGTCCGCCGACCGGCGCACGCTCTACCTGACCTGCTTCGACCCTCCGCGCGAGACGGTGTCGGTCCGCGGCCTGCGCAGCGCGGTGCGCAGGGTCACCGTGGTGGGCACCGGGGCCGAGCTCGCCCACCACGTCACCGGCGGACTGCACGACGTCCCCGGCGTGCTGTGGATCGACGCGCCCGCCCCGGCCGACGTGGACCCGCACGCGACGGTGCTGGCGCTGGAACTCCAGGGGGAGCTGGAGCTGTACCGGGGAGCGGGCCGCGAGTAGGGCCGGTCCGGCGGACGTGCCGACCTCGCCCTCGGGTCGGTCCGGAGCGGCAAGGCATCCGATGTCTGGCCGCCGCCCGGAGCGCCGTGGGCGTCCTCACGGGAAGGGGCGGCTTGCGACGTCTCGCCGGAGAACATCTCGCCCGCTGGATTCTCGCGGGAGGACTATCCTGGGGCGATGGTGGTGGAACCCGGACGGAGCAACACGGCGCCCGCCTGCCCCGACGCCGACGAACTCGCCCTGGTGAAGCAGTGGCTCGCCCTTCAGTCGGGCGTGCGCCGGCTCACCGACGACATGCTCGCCACCGTCGAGGCCGAGCAGGGACTGGCCCCCAGCTCCTTCCAGGCCCTGATGTTCCTGCTCACGGCGCCCGGCCGGGCCGCGCCCATGAACCAGCTCTCCGCCGCCCTCGGTTTCTCCACCGCGGGCACCACCAAGCTGGTGGACCGCCTGGAGGACGCGGGGCTGGTCGGGCGCCGCCCCTCGGCCGAGGACCGCAGGGTCGTCTACACCGAGCTGACGCCGGCCGGCGCCGACTCCGTGCACACCGCCTCGCGGGTGCTCGCCCGCGCCCTGCGGGCCCGTGTCGTCGCGCCGCTGGGCGAGGACGCCTTCCAGGCGCTGGTCGACGCGGTCGGCTCCCTAGCCCCGTTCGGCACGAGGGCGCCGGCGCCCGCCCCGGCGGTTTCGTCGAGCCCCTGAACGGAGTCGACGGGTCCGTGCCCGCGGAACCGGCGGGCCCGGGGGCCTCCTCGACCGTGCCCGGTGGGGCCGACCCCCCGGCACGACCTCGGCGGCTCGTCGGGGTCCGCAGCGCTGCCGCCCGCCGCTTCCGGCACAGTGGACGCCATGGTTCACGAGGTCCCCTCGCCGCACGACCCCCATGTGCGGCACCTGCGCTGGATGTTCCTGGCCGTCGTCACGGGCAGTTTCCTCTTCCTGATCCCGTGGATCGGCTACCTGTCGGCCAGCCTGCCCGACCACCACGAGGTGGACCAGTGGCGCTTCGCCTGGGTCGGCTTCGACGGCGCCCTGATCGTGGCGATCGGCGTCACGGCGCTGTGCGCCTGGCGGCGGCTCCAGATCTTCATCCCGTGGGCGCTGGTCACGGCCGCCCTGCTGTGCTGCGACGCCTGGTTCGACATCGTGCTGGACTGGAACAGCGACGAGCTGGCCGGCGCGATCCTCACCGCGGCGCTCGCCGAACTGCCGCTGGCCGCCCTGCTGGTGTACGTCGCCAGGAAGATGATCCGGCTGACGGTGCTCATCGCCTGGCGCCGGGCCGGCCGGACCGGGGCGGTTCCGCCGCTGTCCCGGCTGACCCTGGTCAGGCTCACCACCGACGCCGAGCCCGGCCCCGCCTGTGGGTGCGGCCCCGGGCACGCGGCGCTCCCGACGGGCGCCGAACTCCCGGTCGGCGAGGCGGGCGACGGGGGCGCCGCGGCCCATGGCGCCGATCCTGCGCACGACGCCCACCGCGCGCACGGCACCGACACCACGCACGGCCACGACGCCACGTACCGCGCCGATCCTGCGCACGACGCCGCGGCCGCGCACCGGGCGGACCGTGCCGGACCCGCCGACCGCGACGGCCGGCAGGATCCGCACGGCCGGTCCTAGGAGCCCTCCGGGTGCTCGGGGCCGCCGGCTCAGCCCGCCTCGATCCGGCGGACCGCCGTGTCCAGCGCCGCGTCGCGGGAGGCGTACACCTCGCACACCGGGTTGCCGTTCGGGGTGCGCGTGTGGTCGATCTCCCACAGGCTCAGCTCGCTGCCGTCGGGCAGGAGGAACGCGTGCTCGTAGAGCGACCAGGACACCGTGCGGCCGGCGATCCGTGTGCTGCGGCGGGTCACGATGCCGATGGTGTGGGCCACGGCCGCGTGCAGGCGGCCCCGGACGTCCTCGCCCGGCGGGTTCGTGTTCGCCGCGCGCCGCAGCAGCCGGCGGGCGTGCTCGGGGGAGCCGGCCTCGGTGTACGCCCGGCGCCGGCCCGGCCGCTCGGCGTACGGCGGCGGCGCGGACGGCAGCGGATCGTCCGGCGGTTCCGGCGGCTCCGAAAGCCCCCGCACGCCGTCCAGTGCGAGGCCCGCGAATGCGCCGGTCCCGTCGGCGCCGGGGACCGTGCGCGGGGGCAGCGGCGGCCCGAACGCCGCGTCTGCCGCCCACTCCGCCAGGGCCAGTTCGCCGCGGTCGGTGAAGACCGCGCGCACCAGCTCGCCGCCCGGTCCGGTGTCGTGCTCCAGTTCCCACACCAGCCGCACCGAGCCGTCCGGCAGCAGGAAGCTGTGCCGGTAGGTGCGCCGGTCCATCGCCCGGGGCGGCCCCTTGGCGTGCCGGCAGGACTGGAGGCCGCAGTAGTGCATCAACGCGTCCCGCGCCTCGGCGAGGTGCCGCGCGGCCTGCGCGCCGTTCCCGGCGCGGCCCAGTAAGCGGGCCAGTTGCTCGGCGGGCCGTCCCCCCGCCCGTACGACGTCCGTCTCCACCGCCCGTGCAGGCCCAGCGTCCATACGGCCCTCCCGACTCCCCGGCGCCGCCACTTACCTGCCAGCCACTCAGCGTAGTAGCGCGGTCGCCCGAGGAATACACGAAAGGCCGGAATTACGGGCGTGTACGTTCAAACGCGCGCCCCCTGCGCGCGCTGGGGACGAGCCCTACTCCGCCGCGCCGGCGCACCACCGCAGCGCGCCGCCGAGATGGCCGCGGAAGTCCGGGTCGGCGTAGGCGGATCCGAGGTGGCCGAGCGCGGTGTAGAACACCCGTCCCGCGCCTGCCCGGTGGCACCACACCAGCGGGTGGTCGGCCCCCGTCGCGCCGCCCTCGTACGACGTCCCGTCGGCCGAGGCGAGCACCCGGACGCCCCGCCCGGCCGGTCCGGCGCGGAAGTCGTACCACTCGTCGGTCCAGCGCCAGACGGCCGGAAGGTGCGCGGTCGCGGGGTGCGTACGGTCGTGCACGTGCACGTCGGCTGGCTGGACCGGGGGGTGCCCGTCGAAGCGGGCGCCCAGCAACTCGCCGTAGTAGGGCCAGTCGTACTCCGCGCAGGCCGCCGCGTGGACGCCGAGGAAGCCGCCACCGCCGGTGACGAAGCCGCGCAGTGCGGCCCGGGCCCGGTCGTGCAGGACCTCGCCGGTGGGGGAGAGGAAGACCACGACCGCGCAGCCGGCCAGCGCGTCGGGACGCAGGTCGCCCGGGTCCTCGGTGTGGCGGGCGGGCATGCCCTGCCGCTCGGCGAGTTCCGCGAGGGCCGCGGCTCCCGCGGGTATCGACGCGTGCCGGTATCCGGCTGTCGCGCTGAAGACCAGGACGGCGCCGGCGGTCACGGCTCCGCCCGCCGGCCGGGCGGTTCGTGTCCGGTCCGCGGTGGCGTGGCACTCCCGCCGCCGGGCCCGTCGTCCTCCGGTGGGAGCGGGGGCGGTCCGGCGGGCCTTCCCGGGCGGGCGCCCGGGAAGGGGGTGCCGCAGCGGGCGCAGTCGGGGGCGGACGTCTCCCGGAAGGCGCCGCACTCCTCGCACACCCGGTCCAGCCAGCACACCGGGTCGCCGCCCTCGTCGTACCGGTCCCGCCCGGTTCCGCCGGTCACGCCCCGCCCGCCTCCTGTGGTCCGCCGGACCCGTGGTCCGTCCCCGTGTCGCCGGGTGCGCCGCCGCCACGGGTCCCCCCGCCACCGGACCCGTCGTCCGGTGCGTCCGCCTCCCAGCGGCTCATCGCGCGCCGCAGCGAGCGCGACTCGGCGAAGCCCAGCCGCGCCGCGCGCTGCGCCGGCGCCGAGTCCTCCTGCCGCAGCCACTGCTCGTGCCGTACCGCGTCCAGTTCGGCCCGCCAGGTGGTGCCCGAGTCGCCGAGGCGGCGTTGCAGGGTGCGCGGGCTGATCGCGAGGTGCCGCGCCGCCTCCGTCAACGAGGGCCGTCCCTTCGGGAGCTGGGTGGCGATCACCTCGCGCAGCCCGGGAACGGGCGGCGGCGGGGCGGGCGGGGCGGCGGTCGGCGGCGTCCGGGGCGGCGGCATCGTGGCCGCCGCGCGCAGCATGATCGCGGCCAGCGCGGGATCGGCGGTGTCCAACGGCAGTTCCAGGTCCCGCCGGTGCAGGGTGAGCGCGTCGGCGTCCGCGCCGAACTCCAGCCGGGCGCGCCCGAACGCCTCCCGGTGGGACGCCTGCCGCCGCGGCGCCCGATGGGCGAACTCCACGCGGACCGGGGAGAGCTCGCGTCCGGTCGAGTGCCGCAACTGGGTGGTGAGCACCGCCATCGCGAACTCCGCCACCACCCAGCGCAGGTTGTCGTCGGCGCGGCGCGCGCCGTAGCCGATGGTCACCTCGTCGCCTGACTCCTCGATGTGCAGCACCGAGTTGCTGCTGATCAGGTGGATGTGGGCCGCCCCGCGGGCAAGGCCCTCGCCGACGGTCGGCGCCGAGGTCATCAGGTAGTCGAACACGTCGAGCAGGCCGGGCCGGTAGCCGGCCGCCGCCAGCAGACCCGCGTCCCCGCGTCCGGTGCGGGCCAGCACCGCGCCCCACAGCCGGTAGGTGTCCGCGGAGGAGGTGCGGGCCGTCTCCGGCTGGGCCAGCACGTGCGGCAACCCCGCGGACCGCGCGAGCTGTTCGGCCTCGTGCGCGCTGCTCGTCGCGGCGGTGGCGATGAGGCGGGGCACCACCACGGCGTCGGTGTGCGGCGGGACTTCCGTGACGCCGGCGGGGTGCGCGCGGCTGTCGCGGCCCGTCCCGCCGTATTCGTCGTACCCGTCGTCCGCGTCGTACCCGTCGTCCGTGTCGTGGGCGCCGTCCGTGTCGCCCGCGCCGTGCGGGCCGCTTCCGTCGCCCGCGCCGCTTCCGCCGTCCGTGCCGGGCTCGCGGGGGCCGCCGGGACCGGCGTGCCCACGGCACGGCGGCGGGTGGAGGCGCGCGGCCGGTCCCGGGTGGGGGGCCGGCGGATCGGCGAGGGGCGCTGCTGGCGGCATACCGGCACTCCGGCGGTCGGCGGTCGGCGGTCGGCGGTCGTCCTTGGCGTCCCGCGGCGGCCTGCCGGGGACGCCCCAGCAGCCTACGCGTGATCTGGCGTGTTTCGACCAGCAGGTGGCGCGTTCCGTCCTCCCTTCGGGCGGTGGGCCGTCCCATGATCGGGGGACGGCGCTCATGGGTGCCGTGGTGCACGAGGGGGGCGCGGGCCGGCGGGGGAGAGCCGGTGCGGACGGGCGACCGGTCCGTACCGACTCCAAAAGGCCCAGTTCGCGCCCCCTCGCGTCCACCCCCGGCCGGGCCCATGGCGCGCCCTCGCGCCGGTCCGGCCGTCTGCCCGGCGGGCGCCCCGCGGGCCCGGCCGCTCCTCCCGGGGCCTCAGTCCGGGTCGAGCCAGTGCAGCCGGCCCACGCTGATGATCCGCATCCGCAGCCGCGCCGCCCGCATGATCCGGTCCCGCTCCGCCGCGTCGCCGAGCGGCGCCTCCAGCAGTTCGGCCGCGGTCGCCACCATGTGGTCGACGTGGAGCCCGGCGAGCACGTGGAGTTCGGCGGCCGTCCAGCCGTCCGACGCGGGCTGTACGGCCAGTCCGGCGGCCACCTCGTCGGTGAACCGGCCGAGTTCGGCCGCGATGGCCTCCCGTACGGTGCGCACCCCGCCGTGCCGCTCGCGCGCGATGAAGCGGACGTGCGGGCGGTGCGCGTCGACGTACGCCGCGGTGATGGCGACGGTCCGGTCGATCAGGGCGTCGGGGGCGGACCCGTCGGCGCCGTCGGCCAGCACCGCGCGGACCACCTCGTGCAGGCTGCCCAGCGCCTCGCCGACCAGGGCGACGCCGAGGCCGTCCATGTCGGGGAAGTGCCGGTAGAACGCGGCTGGCGAGACGCCGACCTCCCGGGTCAGCTCGCGCAGTCCGAGGCTGCTGAGGTTCTGGTGCTCCAGCAGCCGCAGGCCCGCGTCGAGCAGGGCCCGCCGGGTCTGCTGCTTCTGGGCCTGGCGGGTGCCCGGCCGGGGCTCCCCGGCCGGCCGCCCCGCGGAGGTCGGCGGTGCGGCAACGGCCGCCCCCGGCGCGCGGGTTGTCCGGCCGGCCGGACTGTCCCGCGGGCTGTCGGAAGTGTGACTCATGTCATTCAGTAAACAACCGTTCTCCGACTTTGGCCACCGTAGACTGGAGAAGTCAGTGAACAACTGTCATCCGAAATCTCGACTCGCTGGAGGTGCAGCAGACATGAGCCTCGTCGTCCTCCTGCTGGGGATGGGCATCCTGATGGGTGCCGCCGCCCACACCTCGCTCGCGGTGTTCACCGTCCTGGCCGCCGCCATCGCGGCCTGGCTGCTCGGTTTCGCCGTCCGCGAGGGCATCGCCCGCCGCCACCGCTGAGCGGGCCGCCCGTCCGGCGCCGCCCGACCGGCGGCCCGGAAGACCCGACCGTTTCCGGGAGGAACACCGTGAACACCGCAGCGCACCCGGTCGACGCCGGCTCCCCGGCCACGCGCACCGGCGCCCCCCGCCCCACCGGACGGGGCACCGCCCGGGCGACCGGCGCCGTCCCGCGCAACGTCCGTGACGCCGACGGCATGGCCGTCGCCTCCTTCCTGCTCGGCCTGCCCGGCCTGCTCGTGCTCAACGTCGTGCTCGGCCCCGCCGCCGTGGTGCTGGCACTCGTCGCGTTCGCCCGCGGCACCCGCCGCCGCGGCCGCGCGGCCCTCGGCCTGGCGCTCGGCGTCGCCGACCTGGCGATCATGGTCGCGGTGACCGTCGCCAACCACGGCGTCATCTGGTCCTTCACCTGAGCGGCCGGGAGAGCCGGGCCGCCCGGCGCCGGAAGACCCGCGGCCCCGGGGGTACCGCCTCCCACAGGGCACAGCCCCCCGCCCCGAACAACGTCCCCGCCCCGAGCAACCGCCCCGCACAGGGCAACGGCCCGCTCCCGTACGCGCGTTGGCGTTCGGGGCGGGCCGTGTCGTGCGGCGGCTGCCGGGGACTGGCCGCCGGGTCGGTCAGCTCAGGTCGATGCCCGGGTAGAGGGGGAAGCCGGCGAGCAGGTCCGAGGAACGCGCCGCGACCTGCTCGGCGACGGCCGGGTCCAGTACGTAGTTCGCCTTCGACGTCCCGCCCTTGGCCGCGGCGGCGGGCGTGGCGGCGGTCAGCACCGTGTCGATGAGGCCGGCGATCTCGTCCATCTCCGGCGCGCCGAGCCCGCGGGTGGTGAGGGCGGGGGTGCCGATGCGGATGCCGGAGGTGTACCAGGCGCCGTTCGGGTCCTGCGGCACCGAGTTGCGGTTGGTGACGATGCCCGCGTCCAGCAGCGCCGCCTCCGCCTGACGGCCCGTCAGGCCGTAGGAGGAGACGTCGATCAGCGCGAGGTGGTTGTCGGTGCCGCCGGTGACCAGCTTGGCGCCGCGCCGCAGCAGGCCCTCGGCGAGGGACCGGGCGTTGTCCACCACGGCGTGCGCGTACGTGCCGAACTCGGGCCGGCCCGCCTCCGCGAGGGCCACTGCCTTGGCCGCCATCACGTGCGGCAGCGGGCCGCCGAGCACCATCGGGCAGCCGCGGTCCACGTGCTCGGCGAGCGAGTCGTCGCACAGCACCATGCCGCCGCGCGGGCCGCGCAGCGACTTGTGCGTGGTCGTGGTGACGATGTTGGCGTGCGGCACCGGGTCGAAGTCGCCGGTGAGCACCTTGCCCGCGACCAGGCCGGCGAAGTGCGCCATGTCCACCATGAGGGTGGCCCCGACCTCGTCGGCGATCTCCCGCATGATCCGGAAGTTGACCAGGCGCGGGTAGGCGGAGTAGCCCGCGACCAGGATGAGCGGCCGGAACTCGCGGGCCGCCGCGCGCAGGGCGTCGTAGTCCACCAGGCCGGTGGTCGGCTCCGTGCCGTAGCTGCGCTGCTCGAACATCTTGCCCGAGATGTTCGGGCGGAAGCCGTGCGTGAGGTGGCCGCCCGCGTCCAGCGACATGCCGAGCATCCGCTGGTTGCCGAAGTCGGCGCGCAGCGCGGCCCAGTCCTCCTCGGACAGGTCGTTGACCTGGCGGGCGCCGGCCTTCTCCAGCGCCGGGCGCTCCACCCGCTGCGAGAGCACCGCCCAGAACGCGACGAGGTTCGCGTCGATGCCGGAGTGCGGCTGGACGTACGCGTGCGCCGCGCCGAAGACGGTGCGGGCGTGCTCGGCGGCGAGGGACTCGACGGTGTCCACGTTGCGGCAGCCGGCGTAGAAGCGGCGGCCGACGGTGCCCTCGGCGTACTTGTCGCTGAACCAGTTGCCCATCGCCAGCAGCACGGCGGGCGACGCGTAGTTCTCGCTCGCGATCAGCTTCAGCATCTCGCGCTGGTCGGCGACCTCGGCCGCGATCGCGTCGGCGACCCGCGGCTCGACGCCCCGGATGACCTCCAGCGCGCTGCGGAACGCGGTCGATTCGACGGACCGGCGGGACGGCGGGGACTGCGGTGTGACGGACGGCTCGGCCATGGCGGGGTCCTCCGGAGGTTCGACAACGGGGCGGCCCAGGCGTACGGCACTTGCGTCCAGCTCGAGCCGCTTCCCGATGGTTGCACCCATCCCAGCACGCCAGTCACGGCTCCCGGGCAGCGTACCAAGGCGCCGACCTGCCGCGTAGGGTCGGTGCGGGACCGCCGTCCGGGCGGACCGTGGGAAGAGGGCACCCCCGCAGGTCGGGCGTGCCGCCGGCGCGAGCGGCGGGAGCGGCAGATGGGTACGGCAGGAGCCTCGGCATCGGTGCGGGGCGAGGTCACCGCCGCGGGCGTGGGCGTCGTCGAACTGGACCGACCGGGCGCGCTCAACGCGCTGGACCTGGACATGGCCCGCGGCCTCGGCGGGCTGCTGCGCGGCTGGCGGGAGGACCCGGCCGTCCGGGCGGTGGTGGTGCGCAGCACCTCGCCGAAGGCGTTCTGCGCAGGCGGCGACATCCTGGCGATGCGCGCCGCGGGGATGCGCGGCGACGACGCGGCGGTGCGCGCCTACTTCAGCACGGAGTACGCCCTGAACGCGCTGATCGCGCAGTACCCCAAGCCGTACACCGCGCTGGTCGACGGCTACGCGATGGGCGGCGGGCTGGGGATCTCGGTGCACGGCTCGGCGCTGGTGGCCACCGAGCGGGCGGTGCTGGCGATGCCGGAGACGGCGATCGGCTTCTTCCCCGACATCGGCGCGACCCACTTCCTGCCGCGGCTGCCCGGCGCGGTCGGCTGGTACATCGGGCTGACCGGGGTGCGGCTCTCGGGCGCCGCCGCGGTGGAGAGCGGGCTGGCCACGCACTACGTGCCCGCCGCCGACCTGCCCGCGCTGGAGGAGGCGCTGACCGGGGCGGGGGGCGTGCGGCCGGACGCGGTGCTGGAGCGGTTCGCGGTGGCCGCCCCGCCCTCCGAACTCGCCGGGCACCGGGCGGCGATCGAGCGCTGCTTCTCGGCGCCGGACCTGGCGCGGGTGCGCGGCCGGCTCGTGGCGGAGGCCGCCGACGTGGACGCCCCGGACCGGGCCTGGGCGGAGGACACCCTCGCGGTGCTCGACGCGGCCAGCCCGATGAGCCTGGACATCACCTTCGACCTGCTGCGCGCGGGCGCGGACGCGAGCCTGGCGGAGTGCCTCGCCAACGAGCTGGAGAGCGCCTGCCGCACGGCCCGCGAGCCCGACTTCCACGAAGGCGTGCGCGCGGCCCTGGTGGACAAGGACCGCACCCCCGTCTGGACGTCCCGACACACCCCGCGCGCCACTATGTGAGACGGTCGTATCACCATGCGGGCGGCCGGGCGTACTGTGGCGCCGAAGATCACCGGACCGCCGCCATCGGGTGTCCGGCGGTGATCGCGCGACGATTGGAGCGCCATGCCCCGGGAATGGGACGCCACGACCTACGACTCCCTGCCGCTGCCGCACCTCGGCTGGGGGCGGCGCACACTCGGACGACTGCCGCTGCGCGGCGACGAGCGCGTGCTCGACGCCGGCTGCGGCACCGGGCGTGACACCGAGGGGCTGCTCGACCGGCTGCCGGACGGGCGGGTCGTCGCCGTGGACGGTTCCGCCCACATGCTGGACCGGCTCCGGGAGCGGCTGGCCGGGCGGCTGGACCGGGTGGAGGTCGTCCTCGCCGACCTGACCGAGCCGCTGCCCTTCGACGGCCGGGTCGACGCGGTCTTCAGCGTGGCCGCCTTCCACTGGATCAAGGACCACTCCGCGCTCTTCGCCGCGCTCGCCGAGCGGATGCGGCCCGGGGCCCGCCTGGTCAGCGACTGCGGCGGCCGCGGCAACATCGCCGCGGTCAACGCGGCCGTCGCCGACGTCACCGGCACCTCCTCCGACACGTGGGAGTTCGCGGGCGAGGAGGACACCCGCGAGCGGCTCGCCGCGGCCGGGTTCACCGACATCGACGTCCGGCTGCGCCCCGACCCGGCGGTGTTCGAGCGGGGCGAGCAGTTGGAGGCGTTCCTCGCGACCCTCATCCTCGGC encodes:
- a CDS encoding enoyl-CoA hydratase/isomerase family protein, which codes for MGTAGASASVRGEVTAAGVGVVELDRPGALNALDLDMARGLGGLLRGWREDPAVRAVVVRSTSPKAFCAGGDILAMRAAGMRGDDAAVRAYFSTEYALNALIAQYPKPYTALVDGYAMGGGLGISVHGSALVATERAVLAMPETAIGFFPDIGATHFLPRLPGAVGWYIGLTGVRLSGAAAVESGLATHYVPAADLPALEEALTGAGGVRPDAVLERFAVAAPPSELAGHRAAIERCFSAPDLARVRGRLVAEAADVDAPDRAWAEDTLAVLDAASPMSLDITFDLLRAGADASLAECLANELESACRTAREPDFHEGVRAALVDKDRTPVWTSRHTPRATM
- a CDS encoding DUF4190 domain-containing protein; translated protein: MAVASFLLGLPGLLVLNVVLGPAAVVLALVAFARGTRRRGRAALGLALGVADLAIMVAVTVANHGVIWSFT
- a CDS encoding glycine hydroxymethyltransferase gives rise to the protein MAEPSVTPQSPPSRRSVESTAFRSALEVIRGVEPRVADAIAAEVADQREMLKLIASENYASPAVLLAMGNWFSDKYAEGTVGRRFYAGCRNVDTVESLAAEHARTVFGAAHAYVQPHSGIDANLVAFWAVLSQRVERPALEKAGARQVNDLSEEDWAALRADFGNQRMLGMSLDAGGHLTHGFRPNISGKMFEQRSYGTEPTTGLVDYDALRAAAREFRPLILVAGYSAYPRLVNFRIMREIADEVGATLMVDMAHFAGLVAGKVLTGDFDPVPHANIVTTTTHKSLRGPRGGMVLCDDSLAEHVDRGCPMVLGGPLPHVMAAKAVALAEAGRPEFGTYAHAVVDNARSLAEGLLRRGAKLVTGGTDNHLALIDVSSYGLTGRQAEAALLDAGIVTNRNSVPQDPNGAWYTSGIRIGTPALTTRGLGAPEMDEIAGLIDTVLTAATPAAAAKGGTSKANYVLDPAVAEQVAARSSDLLAGFPLYPGIDLS
- a CDS encoding AraC family transcriptional regulator yields the protein MPPAAPLADPPAPHPGPAARLHPPPCRGHAGPGGPREPGTDGGSGAGDGSGPHGAGDTDGAHDTDDGYDADDGYDEYGGTGRDSRAHPAGVTEVPPHTDAVVVPRLIATAATSSAHEAEQLARSAGLPHVLAQPETARTSSADTYRLWGAVLARTGRGDAGLLAAAGYRPGLLDVFDYLMTSAPTVGEGLARGAAHIHLISSNSVLHIEESGDEVTIGYGARRADDNLRWVVAEFAMAVLTTQLRHSTGRELSPVRVEFAHRAPRRQASHREAFGRARLEFGADADALTLHRRDLELPLDTADPALAAIMLRAAATMPPPRTPPTAAPPAPPPPVPGLREVIATQLPKGRPSLTEAARHLAISPRTLQRRLGDSGTTWRAELDAVRHEQWLRQEDSAPAQRAARLGFAESRSLRRAMSRWEADAPDDGSGGGGTRGGGAPGDTGTDHGSGGPQEAGGA
- a CDS encoding TetR family transcriptional regulator is translated as MSHTSDSPRDSPAGRTTRAPGAAVAAPPTSAGRPAGEPRPGTRQAQKQQTRRALLDAGLRLLEHQNLSSLGLRELTREVGVSPAAFYRHFPDMDGLGVALVGEALGSLHEVVRAVLADGADGSAPDALIDRTVAITAAYVDAHRPHVRFIARERHGGVRTVREAIAAELGRFTDEVAAGLAVQPASDGWTAAELHVLAGLHVDHMVATAAELLEAPLGDAAERDRIMRAARLRMRIISVGRLHWLDPD
- a CDS encoding class I SAM-dependent methyltransferase — protein: MPREWDATTYDSLPLPHLGWGRRTLGRLPLRGDERVLDAGCGTGRDTEGLLDRLPDGRVVAVDGSAHMLDRLRERLAGRLDRVEVVLADLTEPLPFDGRVDAVFSVAAFHWIKDHSALFAALAERMRPGARLVSDCGGRGNIAAVNAAVADVTGTSSDTWEFAGEEDTRERLAAAGFTDIDVRLRPDPAVFERGEQLEAFLATLILGPRLDTMAEDDREPFVRAVAERLAEPVADYVRLEISAVRG